The Juglans microcarpa x Juglans regia isolate MS1-56 chromosome 8D, Jm3101_v1.0, whole genome shotgun sequence genomic sequence GGGGTTGTGACACTATGAGTCGAGTTATGTAGGATAAAGCCAACCAAAGCAAAGGTAATAATGAATGTATCTGGGTGCGACTAAGAAAGATCAGGGCTATCGATGGTGTAACGATGAACACCTGAAGCAAATTGATCAATTgcaaaaagacaaacaaaacaaattccaAGAGGGATGATTGATGCATTagatgcgaaaaaaaaaaaagaaaaaagaaaaaaaaacataagaagaGCCTCAAAACTAATCATTAATGCACCACATCAGAcctaatttacaataaaaaaaactttaaaatctcaaatattaCATTAAACCATCAATgtgcaaactttttttttttttgtaaagttttttGTATATACCAAGCATTTCTCTAAtacacatagagatatgaatcCAAAACTACCGTGAATTGCAGATGACTGTGTGTTGTTTGTAGATGACAGTGTGCTATTTTGTAAGGctaaaatgcaagaaaatgtTAAGGTACTACAACTAGAGAAATATGAAAGTGCCTCAGTTCAAAGGGTTAATCAAGAGAACACATCCATGGTGTTTAGCAGGAATGTAATTAATGTGCAGCAGGAAGAGCTTCTATCTTTTTAGGGTGTTCAAAGACCTCaacaatatttgaaatattttggcCTACCTCAAGTGGAAGGACAAGCAAAAAATGAGCATCGAACATCAAATCTTGCATAAACTATAGAATTGAAAGGACATAATGTTCTCACAAGGAAGAAATCAGATACTCATCAAGACAATCATGATGTCCATACCTACCTACTCAATGAGCTGCTTCAAGTTGCCAAGAACCCTTTGCACTGAATTAGAAAAGCTAATAACtagattttggtggggacagAGGAAAAATGAATACAAGATCTATTGGATTAGTTGGGAGAAAATGTGTGCTTCAAAATCAAAAGGATGAATGAGTTTCAAAAATCTTAAAGTCTTCAATATGGTTCTTTTGGCAAAACAAGGTTGGAGGATAATGCAAGATGAATCAACACTCTTACACAAATAGTACAAAGCCAAATACTTCCCTCATGATCATTTCCTAGATTCCAAATTGTGGCAACACCCTTTTATGCATTGAGAGGCATTTGGGAGGCAAAGGAAAGGCTAAGACAAGGCTACATTTGGAGGGTTGGAAATGAGAAGTCCATCAATATATAGACTGAGTATTAGATTCCAGGTATCAGACAATTGACTTACAATTCGATTGATGCAGAGAACCTTAGCAGAGATGAAATTGTTGATCACCTTATAGATCATAATACCAAGTGGCGGGACTTGGAAAAAGTTAGAAGGCTTTTCCCACCACAAGTTCTAAAGATTGGTTTGAGCACAGGGGATAATGAAGATAAACTAATATGGAAATCATAGAAGGATGGTAAATATAGTGTGAAAAGTGTCTACAGATTATTCAAGGAGATGGGAAAGGAGAACTAGGAATGAAGTGTTCAAATGCAAGAAGATAGCAAAGGGTGTGGAAGGAACTATGGAAGTTGCAGATTCCTAACAAAACTAAAGTATTTGCCTGAAGTGCATGTAAAGGTGGCTTGCCAACAAAATACAATCTGAAGAAAAGGAAGCTTTTTTACAAATGAGGGTTGCTAATTCTGCAGTGGGGAAATTGAGGATCCAACACATGCTCTCTTTTTTTGCCCTTCCCTAAAGGGAAAAACTTCAAATCGGATGTGGTGTTAAGTGAAAATTTACACCATCTAATAATATTGTGACACATATGCTTTCTAccaatggaaaaaataagaattactATAGGTAAGTCCCTCCCATACACCTCCCTATTgccctctctatctctctcctcaagccAATTGAAGAAATTTtcgtccctctctctctctctccctccctctccctctccctctccctctccctccctcaccTTGAATTTTTGATGTGGGACCAAATGTGCATAGGATTGAGGAACATCGTCGAAAGTATGAACGGTTGCACAAggaaagagaggaaagaaaaattgagtGTGAAAGAAGTCATCGGTGTGCTGAAACCCAAGTAACCTATTTTGGGTGGCTCCTTCCAAAATTATCCACTATCGTTTTGCTATAAGACTAAGAATTTGTTTGCACATTTTGTTCAAGGCTGCATACGAGAAGGCGAGAAGCAAGAATAGTCATCTTCCAGTAAGAAACCTGAAGGCATGCCAAGCTTTTCATGGGGACGCCCAGAGGCTTCCTAGGAGGGATGCCTGAAGGTTTCCCTGGTAGCATGCCAAGGGGTGCCTGTAAATGTTGATTTTAGCAAAATACTGAACATGAATTTGATGGtactttgtatttttctttttttctgtgaATGTTGGCAATGTTTCTAGTTAATTAGTATATGTAGGTCTAAACATTTAACAAGATACAAGAGCAAGAGAGGGACGAAAATCACACCATTAACTTGAGGAGAGCGAGAGAGGCAAAACTCAGACTttcagaagagaaagaaagatgagAGGAGATTAAGGGATTTGGTTCCCTACAATCACTTCTATTTTTCACTTGTTAGAAATCTTACATGTTACAAGtctattggagggtgtaaatcACCTATAAGCACCGCATCCTGCCTCTAACCTCCCTCTTTTCTAAACGAAAGTTGGAGAAATGACTTACCCTTCCTACATGTCACTGGAAGTAATAAAGAATTTATTGAGATAGTTACTCAAATCAGAGAAGAGGGTTGAAAGGAAGAGTTCAAAAAATTTCTGACAATGGCATGGTGCTTTTGGTATAGAAGGAATCAAATGGTAAATGAGTGTAAGTCACTAACACCAAACTAGGTAGTGGAACATGCTTTGTCTCTATTAAAGATTCATAAGGAATTGAAATCCAGACGAAGAAAGAAGGATCAATCGCTTTGCTGTTGGGAAGGCCACCACAAGGAGTATTGAAGCTCAATGTAGATGGGGCCATGTTTCAAGATCAACATAGACCACGGGTGAGCATTATCATTAGAGATAATAATGGGGAGGTTATTATGGCTGGGAGCAAGAAGGAAATTGAAGtcaatgatccaacaaaaattgAGTTACTTGTAATGTTTCGAGGTTTACAACTTTGCATTCATTATAGATCTCATTATGGAAAGTGATTCCCTGCTCATGGTGACACATCTACAAGTAGAAGATGATTCTTGGTCCTTGCTGGGTAATATTATCAAGGAAACAAAATAGCTAATGCAGAGATTTAGAAGCTACAAAATCTAGCATGTTGGACGCATGGGGAACGATGGTGCTCACAGAATAGCTAGACCATGCTTGGCATATGGATGACATATCCATTTGGTGGGAATCTTTTCGAGATGTAATCCAACAGGTTGTATGGATGGCAATGAAGTTTGTTTGTTATATTAAAAGGGAAAACTACCATGAATTGGGATGATGAAGCCGGTTAAGGAAGCTGTAATAAACCAAAAGGGCATTAATGCTTAGTTTTATTCACTAAAAATGGACGtgtcaaattcaaattgttGGCCACGATCTTGAATTAAATGGGTGATTAATTAGCTAATCACCTCCATGGATCGTCCCTCTTGTTTGTACATTTTTATCGATTTGATCTTACAAGTACTTATAAAATTGTATCGCACATATATCCATGAATTGTTATCCATTtaatatgcattttcattaatttgtttaagaatttgtaaaagtctatccaagctactcctgtcatcaacaggtaaaggcattaaatctaaaggagtgaATGGATTAAGTCTTATAACAAAGTACCTCAAGTCAGATGGATATCtgctttaaaatatataaggctggttagataattaattaattaattaattaatcaagtaGATTACTAATGCATAACACAAAAATAGGAGATCTACAAATTAATGCATCACATGATTTGCAAATCATGCCAGCTTCATGTTCAATCCAAACCTCCAAATGTGTTAAATCTTTATTGtaatcaacattttttttttaatttttagtctaaattttagacttaaaagagaaaaattaaataaattttatcgtGTTTATTTAATGTTAAATACTACTAAAGATTTACACAGCAAACTTTTAAAGATCTTATCGTTTAtatactctttttttctctcatttagagcttaaaagaaagaaatgtaagAATCTCAATCGAGGCATttaaatttgtgcatgtgtaaaataaaatagttatacaatttttaaaaaagctATCCATCAAATTatgtaaaagaaatgaaaaatgcatTTGTGTTATAGTACCAAACTCATTATTGTATAGttcttttctatataaatttttgCCTCTCCCTTTCACTCTCATAATGATTTCTAgtagatatttgttttttaaaaaataataatttgtatagCCTTAGAATGTGTAAGTATCTTGCATTCTCATTGAGGAAAgaacaaatttgaaattcacataaaaacaattatttttaataataagccatacctttttttttttttaatgaaagtaCACGGAACTTATACACCCAAAATTTTCATGGATGCTCACTTGTTTTTATGGACATCCTATCACTGAGAAGAGAGTTAAAGGTTATAATATTTTGCGTCATCTTCATTCTTTGAAACCTTAGATGTTGCTTTGCCTTGGTGACTTCAACGAAATCTTATTTCATAGTGAGAAGGATGGTGGTGCTAGAAGGAGTGATAAGCATATAACTATGTTCAATTATGTCTTGTATGATTGTCAGCTTTATGACTTGGGATTCTCTCAAGGGAAATTTACttagtccaataatagaatAGATGACTCTTTTACTAGAGAAAAGCTTGATAGAGTTGGCCTCAACTAAATGGTGTGATGAATTTGGGATGGGGATATCAAGGTACTGCCTTCAGAAACCTCTTATCATTATCCTATTTTAATGTCTGTAGCTCCTCAGGTTCTACCTACATATTAAGTAAGTATGAAGCTAGTTGGTCTTCTTATAAGGATTATGCAGAGGTTGTTAAAGATGCTTTGCTATGCAGGTTGCTATTTTGATAGCCTTACTACTCTTTAAACAAAACTTGGTTGCTGTATGAAATCTTTAAAAAGATGGGTTCGATGTAAACCTCCGGTTTTTTTATCAAGCAATGAAAGAGAAACTCACAGTTAGAGGCTATTAAAACCAATTTGACAGCATCATCAATTGAAGTAATTAAGCAACTCCAAGATACTAGCAGTATTCAAGAAAACTTACACTTGAGATGGAAACAGAGGGCTAAAGTACATTGGCTACAAAATGGGGATAGGTACTTAAAGTTCTTCCATCTGTGTGCAAGTCAAAGACAGAAGGGAAATAAGATAATATAGGTGGATGATGAACATGGAGTCCTGCACACTACTTTTGATGGGATAGGTAGTGTTTTTACACAGTTCTATCAGTCTTTATTTACCTCTAGTCAACCTTCTCAGATTGATGATTGTTTAAAAAGATCTGACTCCAAAAGTAACTGCAGACATGAATGAAGCTTTAGTTCAAGAGTTCACTGAGGAAGAAGTCAGAGTTGTTGTTTTTCAAATGAGACCCTACAAAGCACCTGGTCTAGATAGATATGGGGCTTGCTTTTATCAAGATCATTGGTCAGTGCTTGGTAGTGAGGTTTGTCATGTTGTTCTATCTTTCTTAAACTCCAATGCTAACATTGAAACCATCAACTTCATATATTTGGTTTTGgttccaaaatttaaaaatccaaGGTGTGTATCTGAATATAGGTGTGTATCTGAATATAGGTCGATTAGTCTATGTaatgttttatacaaaattattacaaagatgatcactaacaaattgaaattgattttgCCTTCACTTATTTCACCAAACCAGTGTGCTTTTGTCCTTGGTAGACTAATTACAAATAACATATTGGCTAGTTATGAAACTCTTCACATTATGCATACTCAGCTCTATGATAACAAGGAGTATATGGCTATGAAATTGGATATACATAAGGCCTATGACAGGGTGGAATGGGCTTTTATATGAGCTGCGATGTCTAAGTTGGGTTTTGCAACAAAATGGATTGATTTGATCTTGAACTGTATtactaccttttctttttttgtttggttgaatgGCATTCCTCAACAAAGCTTTAAACCACAAAGGGGTTTGAGGCAAGGTTGTCCTTTGTCACCTTACATTTTTATACTATGTGATGAAGCTTTGAATTCTCAACTGCATGCTGCAGAACAACAAAGAATCATTATTGGAGTACCAATTGCTAAGGGCAGGATCAAAATGAACCATTtgtttttttgcagatgatagtctCCTATTTTGTCATGGTAACACATAGGAATTGGCCACTTTAAACTAGATTCTTAGTGTCTATGAAGCTGCATCTGGACAACAACTCAACAAAGAAAAGACTTCCTTATTTTTCATGTGAAACACCTAGGCACCAACGAAAAAGTACACAATGGAGTTGGTAGGATTACAAGCTTCTTCAAATCTAGATAAGTATCCTAGCCTTCCATCACTTATTGGTAAATCAAGACTAAGTGCTTTCAAAGGCATAATGGAGAGGGTGGGCAAAAGACTTAGCAATTGGAAGAATAAGTTTCTCTCACAAGCTGGGAAATAAGTTCTTATCAAAGCTGTGTTGCAAGCAGCACCAATCGTCTCATTGTAGACAgcttcactctctttttgcaaAATTTTGGTGAAGTCATTAGGAAAACCAGTCCAAAATCCATTAGAGAAGTTGGGGGTTAATGAGTGCTAGTAAAGCATGTGGGGGACTTCATTTTCGAGATTTGCACAGCTTTAATCTTGCTTTTTTGGCCAAGCAAGCTTGGAGATTTCATATGTATCCTAATTCCCTTCCAAGCATAATATGTAaggcaaaatatttttcaaacaaaaccttTTTGCAGGCTAAGTTAGGTTCCTGGCCATCTTACATATGGAGCAGCATATTTCAGCCCATCCCCTTATTAAGGCCTTATATTGAGAGTGGGTGATGACACtcatatcaaaatttggaaGGATAGATGGTTGAATAGTGATTACTCTTGCAAAAACTAATCTCCAATGTCTGTGCTTAATGATAATGTCGTAGTTGGTGAATTAATTGACTCTCATACAGGGTGGTGGAGCTTGGAATTAATTTATGCTATCTTTATTGAGGTAGACATCAAGGATATGCTAAAGATACCTGTATGTACAATGCCTGTTGCATACAAGCTGATATGGAGTGGAACTGCTACTGCATGGCTTCTTTTTGTTAGGAGTGCTTACCACTTGCATATGTAACTCTTAACATGGTCTACTAGAGAATCTTCTAATTAAGGGGCACATGAGAGTTTATGGAAGAGGCTATGGTCATTGCAAACAACAAATACTATTAGGATGTTCCTGTGGCTTGCATGCACTAATGCCTTGCCTGCTAGAGTCAATTTGTGCAAAagacatgtgatttctgaaactaTATGCCCTATCTGTTTTACTGAAGATGAGACATCGGGTCATATCTGATGGGCATGTGCATCAGCAAGGGATGTGTGGTTGTTAAGCTCACGAGCAATTCAAAAGGCTACCATTATAGCAACTGATTTTTtcaatgtgtttgaatatatgtCCAATAGGTTGAAAAACTAGGATTTGATATTCTTTACTATATTGGCTCAATTTGTATTGTTTAGAAGAAATACTTTCATCCACGATGGCTATTTCCAATCACCTTCTTTGGTTTATGGGCAAGCTGTCAAAACTTTTAAGGATTTTAGAAATGCACTACAAAAGTAATCAGTGACAAGAATTACCACTGAACTTGCTGCACTTTATTGGGAAGCCCCTCCACCCAACTAGGTTAAAGTTAACTTGGATGTGACTATCAGAAATGAACATAACAAGATTGGCAATGAAGAAATTATTAGAGATAATTTTGATTCTGATCTTGCAAGCTTGATGCAACTTATGTCCTATTTTGTTGATCTAGCAATTGCAAAAGCTAGGGGCCTATTTATGACCGTCGTGTTTTGCAAAGATGTTGGATTGGATTACATATTCTTTGAGGGTGATTCAAGTCAGGTAGTTAAAGTAATTCTATTGAAGAAGCCTAATGCTAAAAGTTTCACTGTCttattttagatataaaaaactTACTAACCAATACCACTGAAAAATTCAGTGGTGCTCTCACCAATTGACAATGAAAGTTGTACTCTCATCAATTAATAGATGAGTAGTGATAAATATACAATACTTTACACAACACTTTTTacaacacattataaaataaagatatttttataaaatgatattagttttataagatattttataaaaatacccatcattttaaaatattgttatataaaatgttgtataaaatatttgtgtatttatcatttttcttaatagataTTGAGTGTGTTGACGATTGTATCAAAATCATTAATGTCAATtttgattttctgttttttttttttttttaaatatagataaatcAATCTTAATGGCTAAAGCATCCAGCTACGCACGCACCTGTCCATTAGATGTCATAGCTTGTGTCATCTGTTTATCCTTTTCTGCCCTTTCAACTCTCCCAAAGTTCAGTTGATGCTGAGCTGGGAAGAAGCCCAGTCTGCAGACGGCAACGCGAGATCGACCTCCCAAATAACACTCACAGTGTCACAGCCCCTTTATCTAAGAATTGTGGATCCACACTGACCCCTACCTTTAGGCGTTAGCTGCCATTGATTCACCTTATAATCATCCACCTCCATTTCCCCGTCGATCTCTCAACTCAGAAAATGAGCTGGTGGTGGGCTGGAGCTATTGGTGCTGCCAAGGTAAGAACGATCGAACACCCCCTGAAAATAGCAAAATTTCGTTCTATGTTTATCCGGCTctctttttttgtgtttttgaggTTGTTTTTGCTGATTTGTTTGATGGGTTTTGCAGAAGAAATTTGAGGAAGATGAACAACCACCGAGTTACCAGAGTACTGGCCTGGTGATCGGCGTGACTGGCATCGTGGGCAATAGCCTAGCTGAAATTCTGCCATTATCAGATACCCCAGGTGGACCATGGAAGGTCTACGGTGTGGCTCGCAGGCCGCGCCCCAGCTGGAACGCCGACCACCCTGTGGAGTACATCCAGTGCGACATCTCGGACCCGGCCGATACCAACGCCAAGCTCTCGCCACTGACAGATGTCACCCACATCTTCTACGTCACCTGGACCAACCGACCCACCGAGGCTGAGAACTGCGAGGCCAACGGCGCCATGTTCCGCAACGTGCTCCGTGCGGTGATCCCGAACGCGCCGAATCTCCGCCACATCTGTCTTCAGACGGGGACCAAGCACTACGTCGGGCCCTTCGAGTCGTACGGCAACATCCAACCCCACGAGCTTCCATTCACGGAGGATTTGCCCCGCTTGGACACACCGAATTTCTATTACACTCTTGAAGATGTGCTGTTCGAGGAGGCCGAGAAAAAAGAGGGCTTGACTTGGTCCGTTCACAGACCCAACGTCATATTCGGGTTCTCGCCGTATAGCTTGATGAACATCATTGGCACGCTATGCGTGTACGCCGCTATATGCAAGCACAAGGGGCTTCCCTTGAGATTCCCCGGCACCAAAGCTGCCTGGAACTGTTACGCGGTGGCTTCCGATGCGGATCTTATTGCAGAGCAGCAGATATGGTCGGCGGTGGACCCGTTTGCGAGGAACGAAGCATTTAACTGCAACAATGGGGACGTGTTCAAGTGGAAGCATTTCTGGAAAGTGTTGGCTGAGCAATTCGGGATTGAGGATTACGGATTCGAAGAGGGTGAGAAACTGAGCCTGGTGGAGATGATGAAGGACGAAGGTCCAGTGTGGGACGTGATTGTGAGGGAGAATCAACTGCAACCGACAAAGTTAGAGGAGGTTGGGGTGTGGTGGTTTGCAGACGTGATTCTGGGTAAGGAGAGACTTTTGGATAGCATGAATAAGAGTAAGGAGCATGGATTCTTGGGGTTCAGGAACTCCAAGAATTCGTTCATTTCTTGGATAGACAAAATGAAAAGCTACAAGATTGTGCCTTAGAAAGCaatgcttttctttttgggttatCTGGTGACTGGTTCTGTTCCGAATCGAATTTTTTGCTTGTGTTTTGCAATGCATGGACGAGAAGACGGTATATATCATGGAGTAAATTGCTGTTGATCGTGCTCCTCGAAGGAAGGTCAGTCTATGTTCGTGGATTCTTGGGGTTCAGGAACTCTCACGTTTGCGGAGTTTCCTGCAACGGCATCAGAAAGAGTGGTGCTTTTGTAATATGTAGTCAAACATCCTTTCCTTTCACAACAAATGCAGcactagagaaaaataaaaagaaataggcaCTGAGAGCAAATAAATGTTCCCTATCCTGCTAATGGCGAGCTGCACAAAGTGGCAATTTTTGTACAATCGATTGTAATCCCATGACCGGGGGGACAAGGTGATTGATGTGGCTGCATGTTGTTCTAAAATAGCTATTGGGGAGATCCATTTCCTCATCTTCACTATCTTGTGGCAAAGTAGGATGTCTCTTCTAATAAAAAGGCTAGAAAAAATCCTAAATCTATTACGTTATATGTTGTCgtaaaactccaaactcttccAAAGAAATACATGTGGCTCTCACTgtaatatcttatattttagtgtattttaactgaatgattattttaattaatttaaatattagttttcttattttaaaatttattgtactgttggatttaattattttattttacttagtcattgtgtttaaattattttattttatttgttgttttgaaatcttttccgttgtatcatttttatgacccaagatatgaggatttgACTTTATTTCTTtcactctatttttctttcctttttttctttttctctttttttttttttctctttttcttttcggtCTCTTTCGttttctccttatttctcccatgcttctctcccgcgcgcgacGTCTTCTCCTTCCCTCCTCGCGTCCGTGGGTCGTCCTCCAGCCCGCCCCGCTCCTCCGTCtggcgacaccgcccctcccaacctcttccATTCCTGTCGGCGATCACACCCCTGTGTTTTCAGCCCCTCCCGCGCCGCAAAACTCCCCCACCCGTGGGTTCAAGCCGCACGGCTTTTGGTGCTCGCGGGCCGCCGCCGCGCCACCTTCGGCGACCATCTCTTCatcacttcatcctcgacctcctagcaacctaacccacccatccccagctccgatccgccaccggtgaagctccaccatccacattttc encodes the following:
- the LOC121243746 gene encoding (S)-8-oxocitronellyl enol synthase CYC2-like, encoding MSWWWAGAIGAAKKKFEEDEQPPSYQSTGLVIGVTGIVGNSLAEILPLSDTPGGPWKVYGVARRPRPSWNADHPVEYIQCDISDPADTNAKLSPLTDVTHIFYVTWTNRPTEAENCEANGAMFRNVLRAVIPNAPNLRHICLQTGTKHYVGPFESYGNIQPHELPFTEDLPRLDTPNFYYTLEDVLFEEAEKKEGLTWSVHRPNVIFGFSPYSLMNIIGTLCVYAAICKHKGLPLRFPGTKAAWNCYAVASDADLIAEQQIWSAVDPFARNEAFNCNNGDVFKWKHFWKVLAEQFGIEDYGFEEGEKLSLVEMMKDEGPVWDVIVRENQLQPTKLEEVGVWWFADVILGKERLLDSMNKSKEHGFLGFRNSKNSFISWIDKMKSYKIVP